TTCGAGAGGCTTTACCCCTTTTCCCCAGGCCCTACTACGACTGTTTTAGTTCTTGTTTTTTAAATCCATAAGAACCAAACAGCCGAACAGAGAATCCCGTTGTGCTGGCCATTGCGCTTCCCCTCAGCCTGTGAAACCGTGGGACACCTCAGCGCGCTCAGGTCGTCAGGACGATGAAGGTGGTCTGTTCACAGTCCGAACTGAATGGCGCCCTTCAGTTGGTGAGCCGTGCGGTCGCCACACGCCCCACCCATCCGGTGTTGGCCAATGTGTTGCTCACCGCCGATGCAGGGAGCAATCGCCTCAGCCTCACGGGGTTCGATCTGAGCCTCGGGATTCAGACCTCTCTCGCTGCGAGCGTGGAAACCAGCGGCGCCATCACGCTTCCGGCTCGGTTGCTCGGTGAGATTGTGTCCCGTTTGTCGAGCGATTCTCCAGTCACGCTTGCCGTTGAGGATTCCGGTGAGCAGGTTCAGCTCACCAGCCTGAGCGGCAGTTATCAGATGCGCGGTATGAGCGCTGATGACTACCCCGACCTCCCCATGGTGGAGAGCGGCATGACGCTCAAGCTGCAGCCTGAACGGTTGGTGCAGGCGCTCAAGGGCACCCTGTTCGCTAGCAGTGGTGATGAGGCGAAGCAACTGCTCACCGGTGTGCATCTGAAGTTCAACGAGCGGGCTCTGGAAGCTGCTGCCACCGATGGGCATCGCCTTGCTGTGCTGCACGTTGACGACGCTCTGCAGGACGCGGCCGTGGTCGACGCCGCAGTGGATGAGCAAGGTTTCGCGGTGACGCTCCCGGCACGTTCTCTGCGGGAGGTTGAGCGGCTGATGGCGTCGTGGCGATCTGATGAGCCTGTCAGTTTGTTCTGTGATCGCGGTCAGGTGGTGTTTCTCGCCGCAGACCAGATGGTGACAAGCCGCACGCTGGAGGGCACCTATCCCAATTACGGGCAACTGATTCCAGATGGTTTTACGCGAACGTTCGGGATGGATCGTCGTGCCCTAATCGCCGCCTTGGAACGCATTGCTGTTCTCGCTGATCAACACAACAACGTTGTGAAGTTCAGCAGTCAGCCTGAAGACGGTGTTGTGCAGATCAGCGCTGATGCGCAGGATGTGGGCAGTGGCTCCGAGTCGCTTCCCGCCAACCTTGAGGGTGACGCCATGCAGATTGCCTTCAACGTTCGATACCTGCTGGACGGCCTGAAGGCCATGGGGACGGATCGGATTGTTCTGCATTGCAATGCCCCCACTACACCGGCTGTGCTTCGTTCCGATGAAGCGCCTGAAGCCTTCACCTATCTGGTGATGCCTGTTCAGATTCGTTCCTGATGTGTCGCTTCCGGATCAGCTTCTCCTCAGCGATCTTCTGAGTCATACCGTCCGTTGTGATCTGGGCTTGGATCACGGGCCTGGGGTGATGGCCTGGATGCATCCCCCTGTGCATCGGCTGTTGGGTTGGGTCAGCCGACCGTCCGCGCTGCGCATGTCGCGTGATGTCTGGCGTTTGAACCAGTGTTGTGGTTTCACGGATCAGCAAGTGTTTGTGCGTGGCGAACCTGCGGTCACTGATCAGGCAACGCTGGAGCGCTTGCCAACGTTGCTGGATGCAGCATTGCTGGATCGCAACGCTGAACGGATCGGCAGCGTTGTGGATCTCGATTTCCGCCCAGCGGATGGAGTGATTCTTCACTACCTGATCGCGCGCAGCGACCCGCGACTGCCAGGGAGTTCCCGATGGCGTTTGGCTCCAGATCGCATCCTTGACCAGCAACCTGGCCAGATTCAAACGGGCCTGATGGGGTTGGATGATCTGCCCATGGCCCGCGCCAGCGTCCGCCAGGATTTGCTCCAACGCACCCAACGCTGGCGGGACCAGTTGCGCACCATGGGCGACCGTGCCGGCGATCGACTCGAGGGTTGGTTGGAGGACTCGCCCATGGATGACTTGCGCCCAGAGACCATTCGCTCCTCACCCGGGAACGCCGAACCAGAGGCTGCCTCTCAGGCTGAGGCTGAGGTCTGGGATGACGACAGCTGGGAGGAAACCCGGTCTCCCCGTCGCCGTCAGGACGAGGACCCCTGGGTCTGACGGTCGGTCGGCAACACTGGGGGCAGGTGCTCCGCGATTCGTGGTTTCCTCCCCTGCGTACGACATAGCTGCAGCCCTGAAGCAGGAAGGGCTCAAGCCCAGTGACTGGGATGAGATCTGTCGGCGGCTCGGTCGTGAGCCGAACCGAGCTGAGTTGGGCATGTTCGGTGTGATGTGGTCTGAACACTGCTGCTATCGCAATTCCAGGCCGTTGCTAAGTGGTTTCCCAACTGAGGGACCTCGCATTTTGGTGGGACCCGGAGAAAATGCCGGAGTGGTCGACCTCGGAGGGGGGCATCGGTTGGCCTTCAAGATCGAAAGCCATAACCATCCCTCTGCTGTCGAACCCTTTCAGGGAGCGGCAACAGGGGTGGGCGGGATCCTGCGTGACATCTTCACGATGGGTGCGCGTCCGATCGCGTTGCTGAATGCCCTGCGCTTTGGTCCTCTCGAGGACCCCGCCAACGTCGGCTTGATGGAGGGAGTGGTGGCTGGCATTGCCCACTACGGCAATTGCGTTGGTGTGCCGACGGTGGGTGGTGAGGTCGCCTTTGACCCGTCCTATTCCGGCAATCCGCTGGTGAATGCCATGGCCCTCGGTCTGATGGAGACCGAGGAGATCGTTAAATCCGGAGCGATCGGTGTTGGGAATCCCGTGGTGTATGTGGGCAGCACCACAGGCCGGGACGGCATGGGGGGAGCCAGCTTCGCCAGCGCTGAGCTCAGCGCTGACTCACTCGATGACCGACCCGCTGTTCAAGTGGGTGACCCTTTTCTTGAGAAAGGGCTGATCGAAGCCTGTCTTGAGGCATTCGCCAGTGGTGATGTGGTGGCAGCGCAGGACATGGGCGCCGCTGGTCTCACCTGCAGCTGTTCGGAAATGGCCGCCAAAGGGGGCCTGGGGGTGGAACTGGATCTGGATCGGGTTCCAGCTCGTGAAACCGGGATGACGGCCTACGAGTTCCTGTTGTCGGAATCCCAGGAACGCATGTTGTTTGTGGTGAAGGCCGGGCGGGAGGAGGCGTTGATGCAGCGGTTCCGTCGCTGGGGACTGCAGGCGGCGGTCGTGGGGAAGGTGTTGCAGGAACCGATTGTTCGGGTCTTGCATCACGGTTCCGTCGCCGCTGAGGTGCCGGCCACGGCTCTTGCCGATGACACCCCGATCGAAAAACATGCCCTGTTGCAGGAGCCTCCAGCGGACCTTCAGGTGCTCTGGACCTGGACCGAGCAGGAGCTTCCGGAGCTGAGCGATGCCGCTGCGGCACTGCTGCAGCTGCTGGATGATCCCACCATCGCGAGCAAGCATTGGGTTCACCGTCAGTACGACCAGCAAGTGCTGGCCAACACGGTGGCGTCGTCCGGTGCTGCCGATGCAGCTGTGGTGCGGCTGAGACCTCAGCAGGGGCAAGGATCCATGGCTGCATCCAACCGTGGTGTCGCCGCCACCGTGGACTGCCCCAACCGTTGGGTTGCGCTTGACCCCGAACGTGGTGCCCAGGCGGCCGTCGCCGAAGCGGCACGCAACTTGAGTTGTGTGGGGGCTGAACCCCTGGCGGTGACCGACAACCTCAATTTCCCGTCACCGGAAACGCCGAAGGGGTTCTGGCAGTTGGCCATGGCCTGTCGGGGGATTTCCGACGCCTGTCGTGCCCTGAACACCCCTGTCACTGGCGGCAACGTCTCGCTGTACAACGAGACCAAACAGGATGACGGCACGATGCAACCAATCCATCCCACGCCGGTGATCGGCATGGTTGGTTGTGTCGACGACATCAGTCGTGTGACCGGCTTGGCCTGGCGGCAGCCCGGTGACTTGATCTTTCTCATTGGCGTTCCGCCGGATGATGTTGCGGATCCCAGCCTTGGTTTGGCGGGCAGTGCCTATCAGCAGCAGAGCCTCGGGTCTTTGGCAGGACGCCCTCCCCAGACTGATCTCGCCGCCGAAGCCGCTGTGGGGCGTGTGGTTCGTGAGGCCATCGCTCAGGGTTTGCTGGCCTCTGCCCACGACTGCAGTGATGGCGGTCTCGCTGTGGCGTTGGCTGAATCCTGCATCGCTTCTGATCTCGGCATCAACGTGACCCTGTCGACAGGTTCGGCGCGTCTGGACCGGGCGTTGTTCGCGGAAGGCGGCAGTCGGGTCATTGTTTCTGTGAATGCAGCGGGCCTCCCTGCTTGGGAGCAGTTGATCGAGGCCAATTCAGTCTTGTCCGTCACCCCGCTTGGCAGTGTCACAGCGGAGCCTCGTGTGATCATCCAATCTCAATCTGCTGTTCAGCTTGATCTTGAGGTTGAACGTTGTGCAGCTGTCTTCCGTGATGCGTTGCCCCGACGGATTCATTCGGAGTGATTGAGTCAGGCGTTGCCTGACGGCCGATTCTCTTCCTTTTCTTTCTGGCTACGGATTCATCATGTGCGGCATTATCGGCATGTTCTGTGTTGACTCTGTCAACCAACAGATCTACGACAATCTGCTTCTTCTTCAGCACCGTGGGCAGGATTCGGCTGGGATTGTCACGATGGACAATCACACGTTCCATGTGCACAAACAAAAGGGACGTGTGCGTGAAGCATTTCGCACCCGAGACATGCGAAAGCTTTTGGGCAATGCTGGTATTGGTCATGTTCGTTATGCGACTCGTGGTGCCGCGGCATCAGAAGAGGAAGTTCAGCCCTTTTATGTGAATGCTCCCTATGGCATCACTTTTGTTCATAACGGCAATCTCACTAACACTCATCAGCTTGAGCAGGATCTGTTCAGGATTGATCGTCGTCACACCAATTCGACGAGCGATACGGAGATGTTGCTCAATGTATTGGCTACCGAGGTTCAATCTCAACTGACTGGACGAGATCTGACGCCGGATCAATTGTTTAATGCGGTGTCATCTCTGCATCATCGCGTTCAGGGGTCTTATGCGGCCATTGCTTTGATTGCGGGCCATGGAATGCTGGCCTTCCGTGATCCCTATGGAATTCGTCCCCTGATTCTCGGTAGGCGTTTGTCCGAGCAGGGTTGTGAGGAGTGGATTGTTGCCAGTGAGTCGCTGGTGATTGAAAACAGTGGCTACGAGATCGTTCGCGATGTGGATCCTGGTGAGGCTGTTTTTATCGACCTCGATGCCAATTTGTATCAGCGCCAGTGCGCCGATTCTCCTCGTTTGATTCCCTGTGCTTTTGAGTATGTCTATCTGGCACGTCCGGATTCTGTAATGAACGGTATTTCGGTTTATGAGTCGCGTTTAAGGATGGGCGATCGTCTCGCTCAAACCATTTCCGAAGCATTGCCGGCTGGTGATATTGATGTTGTGATGCCGATTCCTGATTCAGCCAGGCCGTCCGCAATGCAGGTCGCCAAGCAATTGGGTCTTGACTATCGCGAAGGTTTTTACAAGAACCGCTATGTCGGTCGAACCTTCATCATGCCGGGTCAGGCTGAACGAAAAAAATCAGTGCGGCAGAAACTCAATGCTCTTGGCACCGAATTTGCAGGGAAGAATGTTTTGATTGTCGATGATTCAATTGTTCGTGGTACCACCTCTCGCGAAATTGTTCAGATGGCCCGCAGCGCCGGTGCTAACAAGGTGACCTTTACATCGGCGGCTCCACCTGTCCGCTATCCCAATGTTTATGGGATCAACATGCCGACGCGGGCGGAACTTCTTGCCCATGGCCGAACTGTTGATGATATTTCAGATGTTCTTGGGGCTGATCATGTTGTCTATCAGACCGTTGAAAACTTGCTTGAAAGCATTGTGCAAAATACTGAAATCAAAGATCTTGAGATGTCTTGTTTTGATGGTCACTATGTGACCGGTGGTATTGATGAAGAGTATTTCAAATGGTTGGAGCAGAATTGCAGCTCTTGATCAGGGGGACGTTTGAATGGTGTTGATCACATCAACGATTGTTTCTCCATCTTGAAGAGGAGTTTGTTCAATCAGTTTTTCTCCAGGTTGTGAGATGTTCAGTTCTTCTGGATCCAGGCGCCCGTGACGGTCCTTGCTGGTGCGCAGTCCTGCAAGCCCGGTCCCATCGCTCATTCCCACAAGACGATCAGATTTGGCATCAACCTGAACGGCCATGCTGCCGAGATCACCCCGTTGGTTGTATCTCAGGCCTGAGCAATCGATTCGTCCGATCAACCCCCGTTGGCTGACGAGCATCACTGGTGTCTGTTCTGTGCAGGCGGCTCCAATGATTTGTTCCCCGGGGAGCAATCGCATCGTCATCGGTCCCTGTGCCAATCGACCCATCAACGGCAGCGAATCCTCGGTAATTCGCAGTCGCAGCAGGCGTCCGATATCGCTGATCAGCACGAGTGTTCCCTGGTCGCGGCAGATCACCGCACCGTTGAGCTCGACGCTTTCCTTCAGTTTGAGAACGCTGGTGGCTCGACCGGAGAGATCCACCACCTCGCTGAGGGGAAGTCGTTTGAAGCGACCATCGCTGCTCAGCAAGCCGAGACTGAGTTCATCGGTGGCCTGGCTGGGCAGTGACAGCAGGGAGACGATGCGGTCTCCGTCGAGGCCGGTGGGAAGGAAACGCTCGATTGGTCCGGGCTGTTGTCCGGCGAATTCCCAGCGAACTTG
The Synechococcus sp. PROS-U-1 DNA segment above includes these coding regions:
- the purL gene encoding phosphoribosylformylglycinamidine synthase subunit PurL — protein: MVSSPAYDIAAALKQEGLKPSDWDEICRRLGREPNRAELGMFGVMWSEHCCYRNSRPLLSGFPTEGPRILVGPGENAGVVDLGGGHRLAFKIESHNHPSAVEPFQGAATGVGGILRDIFTMGARPIALLNALRFGPLEDPANVGLMEGVVAGIAHYGNCVGVPTVGGEVAFDPSYSGNPLVNAMALGLMETEEIVKSGAIGVGNPVVYVGSTTGRDGMGGASFASAELSADSLDDRPAVQVGDPFLEKGLIEACLEAFASGDVVAAQDMGAAGLTCSCSEMAAKGGLGVELDLDRVPARETGMTAYEFLLSESQERMLFVVKAGREEALMQRFRRWGLQAAVVGKVLQEPIVRVLHHGSVAAEVPATALADDTPIEKHALLQEPPADLQVLWTWTEQELPELSDAAAALLQLLDDPTIASKHWVHRQYDQQVLANTVASSGAADAAVVRLRPQQGQGSMAASNRGVAATVDCPNRWVALDPERGAQAAVAEAARNLSCVGAEPLAVTDNLNFPSPETPKGFWQLAMACRGISDACRALNTPVTGGNVSLYNETKQDDGTMQPIHPTPVIGMVGCVDDISRVTGLAWRQPGDLIFLIGVPPDDVADPSLGLAGSAYQQQSLGSLAGRPPQTDLAAEAAVGRVVREAIAQGLLASAHDCSDGGLAVALAESCIASDLGINVTLSTGSARLDRALFAEGGSRVIVSVNAAGLPAWEQLIEANSVLSVTPLGSVTAEPRVIIQSQSAVQLDLEVERCAAVFRDALPRRIHSE
- a CDS encoding RNA methyltransferase, producing MSLPDQLLLSDLLSHTVRCDLGLDHGPGVMAWMHPPVHRLLGWVSRPSALRMSRDVWRLNQCCGFTDQQVFVRGEPAVTDQATLERLPTLLDAALLDRNAERIGSVVDLDFRPADGVILHYLIARSDPRLPGSSRWRLAPDRILDQQPGQIQTGLMGLDDLPMARASVRQDLLQRTQRWRDQLRTMGDRAGDRLEGWLEDSPMDDLRPETIRSSPGNAEPEAASQAEAEVWDDDSWEETRSPRRRQDEDPWV
- the purF gene encoding amidophosphoribosyltransferase; the encoded protein is MCGIIGMFCVDSVNQQIYDNLLLLQHRGQDSAGIVTMDNHTFHVHKQKGRVREAFRTRDMRKLLGNAGIGHVRYATRGAAASEEEVQPFYVNAPYGITFVHNGNLTNTHQLEQDLFRIDRRHTNSTSDTEMLLNVLATEVQSQLTGRDLTPDQLFNAVSSLHHRVQGSYAAIALIAGHGMLAFRDPYGIRPLILGRRLSEQGCEEWIVASESLVIENSGYEIVRDVDPGEAVFIDLDANLYQRQCADSPRLIPCAFEYVYLARPDSVMNGISVYESRLRMGDRLAQTISEALPAGDIDVVMPIPDSARPSAMQVAKQLGLDYREGFYKNRYVGRTFIMPGQAERKKSVRQKLNALGTEFAGKNVLIVDDSIVRGTTSREIVQMARSAGANKVTFTSAAPPVRYPNVYGINMPTRAELLAHGRTVDDISDVLGADHVVYQTVENLLESIVQNTEIKDLEMSCFDGHYVTGGIDEEYFKWLEQNCSS
- the dnaN gene encoding DNA polymerase III subunit beta, producing the protein MKVVCSQSELNGALQLVSRAVATRPTHPVLANVLLTADAGSNRLSLTGFDLSLGIQTSLAASVETSGAITLPARLLGEIVSRLSSDSPVTLAVEDSGEQVQLTSLSGSYQMRGMSADDYPDLPMVESGMTLKLQPERLVQALKGTLFASSGDEAKQLLTGVHLKFNERALEAAATDGHRLAVLHVDDALQDAAVVDAAVDEQGFAVTLPARSLREVERLMASWRSDEPVSLFCDRGQVVFLAADQMVTSRTLEGTYPNYGQLIPDGFTRTFGMDRRALIAALERIAVLADQHNNVVKFSSQPEDGVVQISADAQDVGSGSESLPANLEGDAMQIAFNVRYLLDGLKAMGTDRIVLHCNAPTTPAVLRSDEAPEAFTYLVMPVQIRS